A section of the Solitalea canadensis DSM 3403 genome encodes:
- the sov gene encoding T9SS outer membrane translocon Sov/SprA, with product MRPKHLLSTFFILLLIVVAGETSMVLAQTTNPPQKSADTVKLRYPLKEKNDVLNRFDNIMGLKDPANVVRRVEYDPVTNTYEITETIGGRLYRLPQKLTFDEYKKYVLEESKKNYWLQKTGQLNNIVQNRGLVPKLNINSKTFNDLFGGNFIDIRPQGFAEVSLSTRFSKNENPLFNTRQRKQTSLDFDERLQINLIGQIGEKLKINTNFNTQAQFDFENQIKFEYTGKEDEIVRKVEVGNVSLPIAGTLISGSQSLFGLKTQLQFGRLGVTGVFSQQRSEMKEINITSGAQENEFNIQVDNYEANKHFFLAQFFRNQYNLALSRPPIVNSAVVINKIEVWVTNKTNNNADSRDVLAFLDLGENAPYNTAQFIGGGSVQPSAYNVGGNPQSNNLLSTIPAQSRFTKDNTISTYFQSTGSTDNYAKLTYARKLNDREYKFDPVLGYVSLNQPLNNDEVLAVAYRYTYLGREYQVGEFSTDVPQDPNNPVVLYVKLLKNELLKVKLPTWDLMMKNIYSLNAYQVSPDNFRLNVIRLDEKSGVEQPVMPEGARTRGKTYLQLANLDRINTQQNNEPDGIFDFINNVTIDPANGRIIFPVVEPFGTDLKAQFLPSEQDLIDKYVYQPLYDSTRFVAQQFPALNRYYIKGIYRSSVSSEFNLNAINVPQGSVILTAGPTQMIEGVDYTVDYNLGRVKILNEALLNSGMPIKIKLESTELFGIQSRTMMGARLDYNVNDKLNLGGTILNLTERPLTQKVNIGDESISNTIYGFDANYRSESKFLTRLVDKLPFISTKEPSSISFNGEFAHFMPGHAKALNIAGDEGGVSYLDDFETTRAIIDLKNYNNWFISGTPIVLPEGGLNNDLAAGYNRALLAFYTIDPIFYATSNNTTPSNIRGNKEELSNPYVREVTEQEVFPNKQSVTGTPLLLPTFDMAFYPQKRGPYNYTTTGLLPDGTLTNPQSRWGGMFRKLEQNDFQALNVEYIEFWVMDPFLGNPNSAGGDLYFNLGSISEDILKDGSKSVENALPASGDTSQIAYTNWGAVGKNQPVTQAFDNDPSARQRQDVGLDGLSSTDEQNFFQPYLNQLRSVLPAGSPALQQAESDPSNDDFVYFRGPQLDAANALILQRYSRFNGTESNSKTAQQAQAALGIENAASTPNPDGEDINRDNNMSTAEEYFEYKVSIRPNDMVVGQNFLNDKVITNVKLANGQVQPTTWYQFRIPVSSFDRAVGSIQDFKSIRFIRMYMTGFADSAIMRFAKLQLVRGEWKEYNPENTALLALKEPEVPPGSVDNSTLNLAAINLEENGNRQPIPYVLPPGIEQQQVQGVYRENVRLNEQSLVVKVQNLADGFARATYKTLNYDFRSYKRLKMFIHAEGTLANGDVRAIIRLGTDYDQNYYEYEIPLNITPPGSTNANVIWPSENNLDVAFEELQNLKKERNAKNWPINQPFPGLDPSDNTRKSRVTIVGQPDLSKTKVMMLGIRNPYAPTNPNFDDGLAKSAEIWFDELRIADFKEEGGVAMTGVLNAKLADFATVNLAGSMSTFGFGSLDRKVSQVNRTKNSTYDISSNIELGKFLPKKANFSIPMYISYARDTKKPEYSPISPDLLLNDVLNSLTPTKRDSLESIVNDVTTRKSINFTNVRKNRGAEDKVHFYDIENFNFTFAHTQFKNRSYTVENNEVKTYKAIIAYNYQKESRNVKPFNKLFKKGWSIFKDINMNLAPQVVDVQFMLDRYYNESTYRATEETSYFIAPSTFNKSYYLTGIYNIGWDMSSALRVDYSARSLASVDEPSGPITSHVRDSIRSNLFQFGRPVEFSQRIGLTYNVPMNRIKPLSWTTFSVRYAVDYSWRSEPLSTLLSDTARFGNSIQNARTTQFTGQLNFAQLFGKIKFLKDPDPKEFEAGDIYRGMLTMIKNVSGTYSVGDGTFLPGYLPTTNIFGSTPGLGFMLGSQRDIRYEVASKGQLTTYSNMNSLYVQNKKEDLNYRAIIEPVKDFRIELSGTRGKTINEQSNFRFDTFTNQFQEFSPVTTGMFSISTISLSTSFESENGIDNISSTFTQFQENRKIISQRLGTANPNSNPDSTDRQGYADGYGRSQQDVVVNAFLSAYLRKDPNSMSLKTFGSFPLPNWRITYNGLTKIPFIAEVFSSVNLNHSYRSVYTITSFTSLLAYEQQSGAAYSRNVTRDVNNNLNFLPEYQMGFITLSEDFLPLIGLDMKFKNNMTANFEFRKSRLLSLSLANSQMSQLKDNQVVFGLGYRTQKFKLPFRIGNLNTTNNDLNFRLDFALRGNKTIIYQLDNAVAQVAGGTTTLSLRPSVDYIINQRFNFRLFVDRNVTKPETSNTYKTSYTNVGVGLRLTL from the coding sequence TTGAGACCAAAACATTTACTAAGTACATTTTTTATACTGCTGCTAATTGTAGTTGCCGGGGAAACGAGTATGGTGCTTGCACAAACTACAAATCCTCCACAAAAGAGTGCTGATACAGTTAAACTTAGGTACCCTCTTAAGGAAAAGAATGATGTTTTAAATCGTTTTGACAATATAATGGGGTTAAAAGACCCTGCAAATGTGGTAAGACGAGTTGAGTATGATCCAGTAACTAACACCTATGAAATTACTGAGACTATTGGGGGACGCTTGTATCGATTACCTCAAAAACTAACTTTTGACGAGTACAAGAAATATGTTCTTGAAGAATCGAAGAAGAATTATTGGTTACAAAAGACAGGACAGTTAAATAATATTGTTCAAAACCGCGGCCTTGTACCCAAACTCAATATTAACAGTAAAACATTCAATGATTTATTTGGTGGAAATTTTATTGATATCAGACCTCAAGGATTTGCTGAAGTAAGCTTGTCAACCCGTTTCAGCAAAAATGAAAACCCACTTTTTAATACTCGCCAACGAAAACAAACCAGTCTGGATTTTGATGAACGTTTACAAATCAATCTTATTGGACAAATTGGCGAAAAGTTAAAGATCAACACCAATTTTAATACCCAAGCTCAGTTTGATTTCGAGAATCAGATAAAATTTGAATACACAGGTAAAGAAGATGAAATTGTAAGAAAAGTTGAGGTTGGTAATGTAAGTCTTCCTATTGCCGGAACATTGATTAGTGGAAGCCAGAGTTTATTCGGGCTAAAAACCCAGTTGCAATTTGGCCGCTTAGGAGTTACCGGGGTGTTCTCGCAGCAACGCAGCGAAATGAAGGAGATCAACATTACGAGTGGAGCACAAGAGAATGAGTTTAATATTCAAGTTGATAATTATGAAGCCAATAAACACTTCTTCTTAGCCCAGTTTTTTAGAAACCAATATAACTTGGCATTATCACGACCTCCAATTGTTAACTCAGCAGTAGTGATAAATAAGATTGAGGTGTGGGTTACCAACAAAACAAATAATAATGCTGATTCAAGAGACGTTTTGGCATTCCTGGATTTAGGTGAAAATGCCCCTTATAATACAGCTCAATTTATTGGAGGGGGCTCTGTTCAACCATCGGCCTATAACGTAGGTGGAAACCCGCAGTCTAACAACTTATTGTCGACAATTCCTGCACAGTCTCGCTTTACCAAAGACAATACGATCAGTACTTATTTTCAGTCTACAGGAAGTACAGATAATTATGCAAAACTTACTTATGCACGTAAGCTTAATGATCGAGAATATAAATTTGATCCTGTTTTAGGTTATGTTTCACTTAACCAGCCATTAAATAACGATGAGGTTTTAGCAGTTGCTTACCGATATACATATTTAGGAAGAGAGTATCAGGTGGGAGAGTTTTCTACAGACGTTCCTCAGGATCCTAATAATCCGGTGGTACTTTATGTAAAACTTTTAAAGAATGAGTTGTTGAAAGTTAAGTTACCAACCTGGGACTTGATGATGAAAAACATTTACAGTCTGAACGCCTATCAGGTTAGCCCTGATAACTTCCGATTAAATGTGATACGTTTGGATGAGAAATCAGGTGTAGAACAGCCGGTAATGCCAGAAGGTGCCAGAACACGTGGTAAAACCTATTTGCAATTGGCTAACCTCGATCGCATTAATACTCAACAAAATAATGAGCCTGATGGTATTTTCGACTTTATAAATAACGTCACCATAGATCCTGCAAATGGACGAATTATATTTCCCGTTGTAGAACCTTTTGGAACAGACTTAAAAGCTCAGTTTTTACCAAGCGAACAGGATTTAATTGATAAGTACGTTTATCAACCTTTGTATGATTCAACACGATTTGTTGCCCAACAATTTCCGGCATTAAACAGGTATTATATTAAAGGTATTTATAGATCGAGTGTAAGTTCAGAGTTCAACTTAAATGCAATCAACGTTCCGCAAGGGTCTGTCATATTAACAGCCGGTCCTACTCAAATGATTGAGGGTGTTGACTACACCGTTGATTATAATTTAGGTAGGGTGAAAATTTTGAATGAAGCCTTGTTAAACTCTGGGATGCCAATTAAGATCAAACTGGAGAGTACAGAATTGTTCGGAATCCAATCGCGAACAATGATGGGGGCCCGCTTAGATTATAATGTTAATGACAAGCTGAATTTGGGAGGAACTATCCTTAACCTTACAGAAAGACCATTAACTCAAAAGGTAAACATCGGCGACGAATCTATCTCAAATACAATTTATGGTTTTGATGCGAACTACAGATCCGAGTCTAAATTTTTGACACGACTTGTTGACAAGTTGCCATTCATTTCCACCAAAGAACCATCTTCAATTAGTTTTAACGGAGAGTTTGCTCATTTTATGCCAGGTCACGCAAAGGCATTAAATATTGCTGGTGATGAAGGTGGTGTTTCCTATTTGGATGATTTTGAAACCACCCGTGCTATAATTGATTTAAAAAACTACAATAACTGGTTTATTTCCGGAACTCCAATTGTATTACCTGAGGGAGGATTAAATAATGATCTAGCTGCAGGATATAACAGGGCTTTGTTAGCATTCTACACAATTGATCCTATTTTTTATGCCACCAGTAATAATACAACTCCTTCAAATATCAGAGGAAATAAGGAGGAATTATCTAATCCTTATGTTAGGGAGGTAACCGAGCAAGAGGTATTTCCTAATAAGCAATCAGTTACAGGAACACCGTTGCTTTTGCCAACCTTTGACATGGCATTTTATCCTCAAAAACGAGGTCCATATAACTATACCACTACCGGATTATTGCCAGATGGAACACTAACAAATCCACAAAGCCGTTGGGGTGGTATGTTCAGAAAGCTTGAACAAAATGATTTTCAGGCACTGAACGTTGAGTATATTGAATTCTGGGTGATGGATCCTTTCTTAGGTAATCCTAATTCAGCGGGTGGAGACCTATACTTCAACTTAGGTAGTATTTCTGAAGATATTTTAAAAGATGGATCCAAGAGTGTTGAAAATGCATTGCCGGCAAGTGGTGATACTTCGCAGATCGCTTATACCAATTGGGGAGCTGTAGGTAAAAATCAACCGGTAACACAGGCATTTGATAATGACCCTAGTGCACGTCAGCGCCAAGATGTTGGCTTGGATGGATTGAGTTCCACTGATGAGCAGAACTTTTTTCAACCTTATCTGAATCAATTACGAAGCGTACTTCCTGCAGGATCTCCAGCATTGCAACAAGCAGAAAGCGATCCTTCTAATGATGATTTTGTTTATTTCAGAGGCCCGCAGTTGGATGCTGCGAATGCGCTAATTTTACAGCGTTATAGTAGATTTAACGGTACTGAGAGTAATTCAAAAACGGCTCAACAGGCACAGGCCGCTTTAGGTATTGAGAATGCTGCATCTACCCCGAATCCTGATGGCGAAGATATCAATCGGGATAATAACATGAGTACGGCTGAAGAGTACTTTGAGTATAAAGTTTCCATTCGTCCAAATGATATGGTGGTAGGTCAAAACTTCCTGAATGATAAAGTTATCACGAATGTGAAACTGGCAAACGGGCAAGTTCAACCAACTACATGGTATCAGTTTCGTATTCCTGTATCTTCTTTTGATAGAGCTGTTGGTAGTATCCAGGATTTTAAATCTATCCGTTTTATAAGGATGTATATGACTGGTTTTGCTGATTCGGCTATTATGCGTTTTGCAAAGCTTCAGTTGGTACGGGGAGAGTGGAAAGAATATAATCCTGAAAATACGGCATTGTTAGCATTGAAAGAACCAGAAGTGCCCCCAGGAAGTGTTGATAACTCCACTTTAAACCTTGCGGCTATTAACCTCGAAGAAAATGGTAATCGTCAACCAATTCCATATGTATTACCACCAGGAATTGAACAACAACAAGTTCAAGGGGTTTATCGTGAAAATGTTCGTTTGAATGAGCAATCATTAGTTGTAAAAGTTCAAAATCTTGCAGATGGATTTGCGCGTGCAACTTATAAAACGCTTAATTATGATTTTCGTTCCTATAAGCGCTTAAAAATGTTTATCCATGCAGAAGGAACGTTGGCCAATGGGGATGTTCGTGCTATTATTCGTTTGGGTACTGATTATGATCAGAACTATTATGAATATGAAATCCCATTGAATATTACACCGCCGGGATCGACCAATGCGAATGTGATATGGCCTTCGGAGAATAATTTGGATGTAGCTTTTGAGGAACTTCAAAATTTGAAGAAAGAGCGTAATGCTAAGAACTGGCCTATAAATCAGCCTTTCCCTGGGCTTGATCCATCTGATAACACAAGGAAGTCTCGCGTTACAATTGTAGGACAACCTGATTTGAGTAAGACTAAGGTAATGATGCTGGGTATCAGAAATCCTTACGCTCCAACCAATCCCAACTTTGATGATGGATTGGCTAAATCTGCAGAAATCTGGTTTGATGAATTGCGCATTGCAGATTTCAAAGAGGAAGGTGGTGTGGCGATGACGGGTGTGCTGAATGCAAAACTTGCAGATTTTGCAACGGTGAACTTAGCAGGAAGCATGAGTACTTTTGGATTTGGATCATTAGATAGGAAAGTAAGCCAGGTGAATCGAACGAAGAATTCAACTTATGATATTTCTTCGAATATTGAGTTAGGTAAATTCTTGCCAAAGAAGGCTAATTTCTCCATTCCAATGTATATTTCGTATGCCAGGGATACAAAAAAACCTGAATATAGTCCGATTTCGCCTGATTTGTTGTTAAATGATGTGTTAAATTCCTTAACTCCTACCAAGCGGGATTCATTGGAAAGTATCGTTAATGATGTGACTACTCGTAAGAGTATCAATTTTACCAATGTTCGTAAGAATAGAGGTGCGGAAGATAAAGTGCATTTCTACGATATTGAGAACTTCAACTTTACATTTGCACATACTCAATTTAAAAACCGCTCTTATACGGTTGAAAATAATGAAGTGAAGACCTATAAAGCTATCATTGCTTACAACTACCAGAAGGAATCGCGTAATGTGAAGCCTTTTAATAAGTTGTTTAAAAAAGGCTGGAGTATCTTCAAGGATATTAATATGAATTTGGCTCCTCAAGTGGTGGATGTGCAATTCATGCTTGACAGGTATTATAATGAGAGCACCTATCGGGCAACAGAAGAAACGTCTTATTTTATCGCTCCAAGTACATTTAATAAATCGTACTACTTAACGGGTATTTATAACATTGGTTGGGACATGAGTTCTGCTTTACGTGTGGATTACAGCGCACGTAGTCTTGCATCAGTTGATGAACCTTCAGGGCCAATAACATCTCATGTACGTGATTCAATCCGTAGTAATCTTTTTCAATTTGGTCGACCTGTTGAGTTTAGTCAACGTATTGGTCTGACTTATAATGTGCCGATGAATCGTATTAAACCATTAAGTTGGACCACTTTCAGTGTGCGATATGCGGTTGATTATAGCTGGCGATCAGAACCATTGTCAACATTGTTGAGTGATACGGCAAGATTTGGTAACTCTATTCAAAATGCCAGAACCACCCAATTTACGGGACAGTTGAATTTTGCGCAGTTATTTGGAAAGATCAAATTTTTAAAAGATCCAGATCCAAAAGAATTTGAGGCAGGAGATATTTATCGGGGCATGCTTACAATGATCAAGAATGTGAGTGGAACCTATTCGGTTGGAGATGGAACCTTTTTGCCAGGATATTTACCAACTACTAATATTTTTGGTTCAACTCCTGGATTGGGTTTTATGTTGGGTAGTCAACGCGATATTCGTTATGAGGTGGCTAGTAAAGGCCAGTTAACAACCTACTCCAACATGAATAGTTTGTATGTGCAGAATAAGAAAGAAGATTTAAATTATCGTGCAATTATTGAACCTGTGAAAGATTTCAGGATTGAATTATCAGGAACACGAGGTAAAACGATTAATGAGCAATCTAATTTCCGATTTGATACGTTTACTAATCAATTCCAGGAGTTCAGTCCTGTAACCACTGGTATGTTTAGCATTAGTACAATTTCTCTGAGTACATCTTTTGAGTCTGAAAACGGAATTGACAATATATCGTCAACATTTACTCAATTTCAGGAAAACCGAAAAATAATTTCACAACGGTTGGGTACTGCAAACCCAAATTCCAACCCCGATTCAACAGATAGACAAGGATATGCAGATGGATATGGAAGAAGTCAACAAGATGTGGTGGTAAATGCATTTTTATCAGCTTATTTGCGTAAAGACCCTAACTCAATGTCTTTGAAAACATTTGGTAGTTTCCCTTTGCCTAACTGGAGAATTACGTATAACGGTTTAACTAAAATACCATTCATTGCTGAGGTCTTTTCATCAGTTAATCTTAATCATTCATATCGCTCGGTATATACTATTACTAGTTTTACCTCATTGCTGGCTTATGAACAACAAAGTGGAGCTGCATACAGTAGAAATGTAACCCGCGATGTAAATAATAACTTAAACTTTTTGCCTGAGTATCAAATGGGCTTTATTACTTTGTCTGAGGATTTTCTGCCGCTGATTGGTCTTGATATGAAGTTTAAAAATAATATGACAGCGAATTTTGAGTTCAGAAAGAGTCGGTTGTTAAGCTTAAGTTTGGCTAACTCACAAATGTCGCAGTTGAAAGATAATCAGGTTGTTTTTGGTTTAGGTTATCGTACCCAGAAGTTTAAGCTTCCATTCAGAATAGGGAATCTAAACACCACTAATAACGATCTGAACTTTAGACTAGATTTCGCGCTGCGCGGCAATAAAACAATTATTTATCAGTTAGATAATGCAGTGGCTCAAGTTGCAGGTGGAACAACAACACTTTCGTTACGACCTTCAGTCGATTATATAATCAACCAGCGTTTTAACTTTAGATTATTTGTCGACAGAAATGTGACTAAGCCTGAGACTTCCAACACCTATAAAACTTCTTACACAAACGTAGGAGTTGGACTTCGACTGACATTATAG
- the gcvH gene encoding glycine cleavage system protein GcvH has product MNFPAELKYTKDHEWVKVDGSEAIIGITDFAQRELGDIVYVDINTVGQSVNEGDIFGTVEAVKTVSDLFMPVSGEVLEINPKLDSNPELVNSDPYGDGWMIRIKIADAGQLAALLSDADYKQQIGE; this is encoded by the coding sequence ATGAATTTTCCAGCTGAATTAAAGTATACCAAAGATCACGAATGGGTGAAAGTTGACGGTAGTGAAGCGATTATTGGTATTACTGACTTCGCACAACGCGAGTTAGGAGATATTGTTTATGTAGACATTAACACTGTTGGTCAAAGCGTAAACGAAGGCGACATTTTTGGTACTGTTGAAGCAGTTAAAACTGTTTCTGATCTTTTCATGCCTGTTAGCGGAGAAGTTTTAGAAATCAATCCAAAACTTGATTCAAATCCTGAATTAGTAAACAGCGATCCTTATGGTGACGGTTGGATGATTCGCATTAAAATTGCTGATGCTGGTCAATTAGCTGCTTTACTTTCGGATGCAGATTATAAACAACAAATAGGCGAATAA
- a CDS encoding VanZ family protein, translating into MKPSELPSASYFFKGFDKVVHGSFFFVLTFLLSRGFYLQTKFPLLKLLPVTFATFICLFYGGLIELIQLKVFTYRSGEWADFIADAIGTFLGTIPFFIYKRIIDKPHEKIA; encoded by the coding sequence ATGAAGCCCTCGGAATTGCCGAGTGCTTCATATTTTTTTAAAGGCTTTGATAAGGTTGTACATGGTTCATTTTTCTTTGTACTTACTTTTTTATTAAGTCGTGGATTTTATCTTCAAACAAAATTTCCGCTCTTAAAATTATTACCCGTAACTTTTGCTACATTTATTTGTTTATTTTACGGCGGATTAATTGAGCTTATCCAACTGAAAGTTTTTACTTATCGTTCAGGTGAATGGGCCGATTTTATTGCAGATGCAATAGGAACGTTTTTAGGTACAATTCCATTTTTTATTTACAAAAGGATAATTGACAAACCCCATGAAAAGATTGCTTAA
- a CDS encoding FeoA family protein, with protein sequence MNLSELAIGESATISAFTDQEMSVKLMEMGCLPGESVKLEQVAPLGDPIAITVAGYKLSLRKSEAATVLLTK encoded by the coding sequence ATGAACTTGTCAGAGCTTGCTATCGGAGAAAGTGCTACCATTTCAGCGTTTACAGATCAGGAAATGTCTGTTAAACTTATGGAAATGGGTTGTTTACCAGGTGAATCAGTGAAATTAGAGCAGGTAGCTCCTTTAGGGGATCCCATTGCTATTACAGTTGCCGGTTACAAATTAAGCCTACGTAAGAGTGAAGCAGCAACAGTTTTATTAACCAAGTAA
- the feoB gene encoding ferrous iron transport protein B has protein sequence MSGQLKVALIGNPNTGKSTLFNDLTGLNQKVGNFPGVTVDKKTGFAKLMNGQNAEIIDLPGIYSLYAKSKDEQIAFEVLYDKKGKLRPDLVIVVADASNLKRNLLLYTQVADLNIPVILVLNMIDVANKNGIKIDVDKLSSRLGIRVIPVNARENKGVEELKLAIHNATKIATQTKTIEVEELAPALIDEISQNFSVNSPYEALQLAHQHENLSSLSTTESDHIESLEQKHSFHSSDSQAKETVARYNYINDLLFDCVHQDESAKGETISNKIDKVLTHRFFGLLIFVFILFLVFQSIFTFAEYPMGLIETGFLWIEQWLSGVLPAGVFTSLLIDGVVAGLSGVVIFIPQIVILFLFIAILEDTGYMARVTFMMDKLMRKVGLNGKSVVPLISGVACAVPAIMSTRTIENWKDRIITILVTPLMSCSARLPVYTLLIALVVPDNKLFGFLSLQGLTLLGMYLIGFFAAISAAWVMKKIVRSRERGYFIMELPIYRMPRWSHIGIQMYEKAKTFVTEAGKVIIAVSIILWVLSTYGPSAKMQAIDKKYEALLKAPNADAAHLEQEKSAEKLETSYAGILGRTIEPVIKPLGYDWKIGIALITSFAAREVFVGTMATIYSVEGGDGDLISVRQKLAQAKEPDTGLPVFTFATAFSLMIFYAFAMQCVSTIAIVYRETKSIKWPLIQLGYMTTLAYVASLIVYQVLK, from the coding sequence GTGAGTGGACAATTAAAAGTTGCCTTAATAGGTAATCCTAATACCGGAAAATCAACCTTATTTAATGATCTTACTGGCCTAAATCAAAAAGTAGGTAATTTTCCTGGTGTAACTGTTGATAAAAAAACAGGCTTCGCCAAATTAATGAACGGTCAAAATGCTGAAATTATTGACCTTCCCGGAATCTACAGCCTTTATGCCAAATCGAAAGATGAACAGATCGCTTTTGAAGTTTTATATGACAAAAAAGGAAAACTTCGTCCAGATTTGGTTATCGTAGTTGCTGACGCCTCTAATCTTAAAAGAAATCTATTATTATATACCCAGGTTGCTGATTTAAATATTCCGGTAATTCTTGTGCTTAACATGATTGATGTTGCAAACAAAAACGGAATAAAAATAGACGTTGATAAGCTTTCATCCCGATTAGGAATTCGGGTAATTCCAGTAAATGCACGTGAGAATAAGGGTGTTGAAGAATTAAAGTTAGCCATTCATAATGCAACAAAAATAGCTACTCAAACGAAAACCATTGAAGTTGAGGAGCTCGCACCTGCTCTTATTGATGAAATTAGCCAGAATTTTAGTGTTAATAGCCCTTACGAGGCACTGCAGTTAGCTCATCAGCATGAGAATCTTTCGAGTCTCTCGACTACTGAAAGCGATCATATTGAGAGCTTGGAGCAAAAACATTCATTTCATTCATCTGACTCTCAAGCGAAAGAAACCGTCGCCCGTTATAATTACATAAACGACTTGTTGTTTGATTGTGTACACCAGGATGAATCGGCTAAAGGAGAGACGATTAGCAATAAGATCGATAAAGTATTAACACATCGATTCTTTGGATTATTAATATTTGTATTCATCTTATTCCTTGTTTTTCAATCAATATTCACCTTTGCGGAATATCCAATGGGATTGATTGAGACCGGATTTTTGTGGATTGAACAATGGTTGTCTGGTGTGTTACCAGCGGGAGTGTTTACCAGTTTGTTGATTGATGGTGTTGTGGCAGGATTGAGTGGGGTGGTCATCTTTATCCCTCAAATTGTAATTCTGTTTCTTTTTATTGCTATTCTGGAAGACACCGGTTATATGGCACGCGTTACCTTCATGATGGACAAACTCATGAGAAAGGTTGGCTTAAATGGGAAGTCGGTTGTGCCCTTAATTAGTGGTGTTGCGTGTGCTGTTCCTGCAATTATGTCTACGCGTACCATTGAAAACTGGAAAGATAGAATTATTACCATATTGGTAACGCCATTAATGAGTTGTTCTGCACGCCTTCCGGTTTATACATTATTGATTGCTCTAGTTGTTCCTGATAATAAACTTTTTGGATTCTTAAGTTTACAAGGTTTAACCTTATTAGGCATGTACCTGATTGGTTTTTTTGCTGCCATCAGTGCCGCCTGGGTAATGAAAAAAATTGTCAGGAGTCGCGAGCGTGGGTATTTTATTATGGAACTGCCTATTTATCGTATGCCAAGATGGTCACATATTGGTATCCAAATGTATGAAAAGGCAAAAACGTTTGTTACTGAAGCAGGTAAAGTGATTATAGCTGTATCTATTATATTATGGGTACTTTCCACCTATGGTCCTTCTGCAAAGATGCAGGCGATAGATAAAAAATATGAAGCACTTTTAAAAGCCCCAAATGCTGATGCTGCTCATTTAGAGCAAGAGAAAAGCGCTGAAAAACTAGAAACATCCTATGCAGGAATATTGGGTAGAACTATTGAGCCTGTTATAAAGCCATTGGGCTATGATTGGAAAATAGGAATTGCTTTAATAACATCTTTTGCTGCCCGGGAAGTGTTTGTTGGAACAATGGCTACAATCTACAGTGTTGAAGGTGGAGATGGTGATTTAATATCTGTTAGACAAAAGCTTGCTCAGGCAAAAGAACCCGACACTGGCTTACCTGTATTTACATTTGCTACTGCATTTTCATTGATGATATTTTATGCTTTTGCGATGCAATGTGTAAGTACAATTGCCATTGTTTATCGGGAAACAAAAAGTATAAAATGGCCGCTTATTCAACTCGGGTACATGACAACGCTTGCCTATGTAGCTAGTTTAATTGTTTACCAAGTTTTAAAATAG
- a CDS encoding SprT-like domain-containing protein: MDKVSILQKYIPAQAAILIARWIDEYKTELKISKSRATKLGDYRHPYGDKGHRISVNYNLNQYSFLITLVHEFAHLLNWNRHKNKVKPHGTEWKQAFQEMMKPFFEMKIFPVDVEMALRVYMTNPAASSCSDMNLLRTLKNYDKKQEILVTVERIPFNAVFALPNGRKFQKLALVRKRFKCVELSTKRMYLFNPLAEIVELQQD; this comes from the coding sequence TTGGACAAAGTAAGTATTCTTCAAAAATATATACCAGCTCAAGCGGCTATTTTAATAGCTCGTTGGATAGATGAATATAAAACTGAGCTTAAAATAAGTAAAAGCAGAGCCACTAAACTCGGCGATTACCGACATCCCTATGGAGATAAAGGACATCGGATCTCTGTCAATTACAATCTAAATCAATACTCATTCCTTATTACTTTAGTGCATGAATTCGCACATTTGCTAAACTGGAACAGGCATAAGAATAAGGTGAAGCCACATGGTACAGAGTGGAAACAAGCATTTCAGGAGATGATGAAACCTTTTTTTGAGATGAAGATATTTCCTGTGGATGTAGAAATGGCATTGAGAGTTTATATGACTAACCCTGCAGCTTCAAGTTGCAGCGATATGAACTTGTTGCGTACACTCAAAAACTACGACAAAAAACAAGAAATCTTAGTAACAGTAGAAAGAATCCCCTTTAACGCAGTGTTTGCACTCCCAAATGGTCGTAAGTTTCAAAAATTAGCCTTGGTAAGAAAGCGTTTCAAGTGTGTTGAACTCAGCACTAAAAGAATGTACTTGTTTAATCCGCTGGCTGAAATTGTTGAGTTACAACAAGATTAA